In a single window of the Nicotiana tomentosiformis chromosome 10, ASM39032v3, whole genome shotgun sequence genome:
- the LOC104111285 gene encoding uncharacterized protein, giving the protein MVHLIVHLVDEAIQGGPVHYRWMYFVERLLGHFKSLIGNKAQPEGSIAEDYIVEEALTFCSRYFEGIESRPNRPRCVNDEPNLNEAFKMSSIFPPRGKPVGGSSTFSLTQLVKIQAHRYVLFNCSAVKPFIDGFRDHIRKITRGRRPSASDLERRVNREFPDWFPKRMSEWYNNICFT; this is encoded by the exons ATGGTTCATTTAATTGTCCATCTAGTAGATGAAGCAATACAAGGTGGTCCGGTACATTATAGGTGGATGTATTTTGTTGAAAG ATTGTTAGGTCATTTTAAGTCCCTCATAGGGAATAAGGCACAACCAGAAGGTTCCATAGCTGAAGATTATATTGTTGAAGAAGCTCTAACTTTTTGTTCTCGTTACTTTGAGGGGATTGAGTCAAGGCCGAATAGGCCTAGATGTGTAAATGATGAACCAAATCTTAATGAGGCTTTTAAAATGTCCTCTATCTTCCCTCCACGAGGTAAACCGGTTGGAGGCTCCTCAACATTCTCCTTGACTCAATTGGTGAAGATTCAAGCTCATCGATATGTGTTATTTAATTGTTCAGCAGTGAAGCCATTTATTGA TGGGTTTAGGGATCACATAAGAAAGATCACAAGAGGACGGAGACCTTCAGCATCAGATTTAGAGAGGAGGGTTAATAGAGAGTTTCCTGATTGGTTCCCAAAGCGGATGAGTGAATGGTATAATAATATTTGCTTTACGTAG